From one Leptospira licerasiae serovar Varillal str. VAR 010 genomic stretch:
- a CDS encoding sensor histidine kinase, whose amino-acid sequence MNSLLVAHNSKAPFWKVFLATQVTTHCVCSIVEFSVEFLNRMNRGAFFTGAFLVVASAIASVLGVASGGIIHVLLLAGEGVERPHGGSYNILLSSLILALFISFLEKSMQILIERRKKMESELKDIQYRTFQNRMDPHYLFNTLNTIHSLLVTDPQKADNALILLSETYRFLSDRIFEKTIPFSEEWDFTVNYLELQRIRFSDSLTINIKKVGDFSRLRIPPLTLQPLVENSFKHGLENRSEAGILEISATESFGRIKIEIKNNGNEKQEHHLLPEYKKSEFSRTLNNIKSRLEYNFGEAELKLEKDKFGITTLRLEFASR is encoded by the coding sequence ATGAATTCGTTGTTAGTCGCTCACAATTCTAAGGCACCTTTTTGGAAAGTGTTCTTGGCCACACAGGTAACCACACATTGTGTATGTTCGATAGTGGAGTTTTCGGTGGAATTCCTGAATCGAATGAACAGAGGAGCTTTCTTTACGGGAGCTTTTTTAGTCGTCGCTTCTGCGATCGCATCCGTCCTAGGAGTCGCGTCAGGCGGGATCATTCATGTACTATTATTGGCTGGAGAAGGAGTCGAAAGGCCTCACGGAGGATCATATAATATTCTTTTAAGCAGCCTAATACTGGCATTATTCATTTCCTTTCTGGAAAAATCCATGCAGATCCTAATTGAAAGAAGGAAAAAGATGGAAAGCGAACTGAAGGATATCCAATACAGGACCTTTCAGAATCGGATGGACCCTCATTATCTGTTCAATACTTTGAACACCATACATTCCCTGTTAGTTACTGATCCGCAAAAAGCGGATAACGCACTCATTTTACTTTCGGAAACATACAGATTTTTATCGGATCGGATTTTCGAAAAAACTATTCCTTTCTCGGAAGAGTGGGACTTTACGGTAAACTATCTGGAACTGCAAAGGATCCGATTTTCGGATTCTTTAACGATCAATATTAAAAAAGTGGGAGACTTTTCCAGGCTTAGGATACCCCCACTCACATTGCAGCCATTAGTCGAAAATAGTTTTAAACACGGATTGGAGAATCGTTCCGAAGCGGGGATATTGGAAATTAGCGCCACCGAAAGTTTTGGAAGAATAAAAATAGAGATCAAAAATAACGGGAACGAAAAACAAGAACATCATTTGTTACCAGAGTATAAAAAATCCGAATTTTCTCGCACCTTAAACAATATAAAATCCAGGTTAGAGTATAATTTCGGAGAAGCGGAACTTAAATTAGAAAAAGATAAATTTGGAATCACCACATTAAGATTGGAATTCGCATCAAGATGA
- a CDS encoding FecR family protein, whose product MKLRVWMILSLMLSIGSLVLVSQENKEKDARVSFLIGKVQLQKGGKGSWNILKQGDLVSEGDIVSTGNASKTTLLYKGSEFKVLPNTKLKISSLYNESKDGKLEVQSGFAWFQLVNLKGKKFEVSTPTTTAGVRGTAFSAFHDHKSKDSSFCTCEGKVLMNGTGDPKDGTMQEKGNGGYYPGSGEEPKRSSYEGIIVKFKSLPPFKDLMKKNISLKNCLSCHTPQGWTPEDSVPSDETYGGGKM is encoded by the coding sequence ATGAAACTAAGAGTGTGGATGATCTTAAGCTTAATGCTTTCCATCGGTTCCTTGGTTTTAGTGAGCCAAGAAAACAAAGAGAAGGACGCCAGGGTTTCCTTTCTGATCGGAAAAGTTCAGTTACAAAAAGGCGGCAAGGGAAGTTGGAACATTTTAAAACAAGGGGATTTGGTTTCCGAAGGAGATATTGTTTCCACCGGTAACGCTTCTAAAACCACCCTACTTTATAAAGGTTCCGAGTTTAAAGTATTGCCGAATACTAAACTGAAGATTTCAAGTCTGTACAACGAATCCAAAGACGGTAAATTAGAAGTGCAAAGCGGATTTGCCTGGTTCCAACTCGTGAACCTAAAAGGTAAAAAATTCGAGGTCAGCACCCCTACTACCACTGCGGGTGTGAGAGGAACTGCTTTCTCCGCATTCCATGATCATAAGTCCAAGGATTCTTCCTTCTGCACCTGTGAAGGTAAGGTCTTAATGAACGGGACCGGCGATCCAAAAGACGGAACCATGCAGGAAAAAGGAAATGGCGGTTATTATCCGGGAAGCGGAGAAGAACCTAAAAGAAGTTCTTACGAAGGGATTATCGTAAAATTTAAATCTCTTCCTCCTTTCAAGGACCTTATGAAAAAGAATATTTCCTTAAAGAACTGTTTATCTTGCCATACTCCTCAAGGCTGGACTCCGGAAGACTCCGTTCCGAGCGATGAGACTTACGGCGGAGGAAAAATGTAA